A section of the Pseudanabaena mucicola str. Chao 1806 genome encodes:
- a CDS encoding DUF3598 family protein, with translation MRSQWDCLLQNLGCWQGSFARLSPQGEILEDIPSETSLELKEDQQTMRQVVRRFYDGQPQDLVLEYRTLNKSIILFENGAFSQGTIQFSPVTNFGAELGLIYGNRRLRIILLYDKTSKLEQLTLIREHLPHSNTPEYPPLTLDALLGKWEGEAVTLSPNWLIPEVTPTVTEWQRDGDRVIMSLQMSTALGTQTSSSVAHINSQYPQILKFEQNHIQTLFLPNGSSVTGPETIIPRQPFHLSISWLLEPNLHQRMIRSYNQQGGWENLTLVTEHKVG, from the coding sequence ATGCGATCGCAATGGGATTGTTTACTTCAAAATCTTGGCTGTTGGCAAGGTTCTTTTGCTCGATTATCTCCTCAAGGCGAAATATTAGAAGATATTCCCAGTGAAACTAGTTTAGAACTGAAAGAAGATCAGCAAACAATGCGTCAAGTTGTGCGGCGCTTCTATGACGGACAGCCACAGGACTTAGTGCTGGAATACCGCACTTTAAATAAAAGCATAATTCTATTTGAAAATGGTGCTTTCTCTCAGGGAACGATTCAGTTTTCTCCAGTTACGAATTTTGGCGCAGAGTTAGGTTTAATTTATGGCAATCGCCGTTTACGCATAATTCTTCTGTATGACAAAACTAGTAAATTGGAGCAATTGACACTGATTCGCGAACATTTGCCCCATAGCAACACGCCTGAATATCCACCCTTAACTCTTGACGCTCTATTGGGTAAATGGGAAGGTGAGGCGGTTACACTTTCACCCAATTGGCTCATACCAGAAGTCACACCGACAGTAACGGAATGGCAACGTGATGGTGATCGCGTGATTATGTCTTTACAAATGTCAACAGCATTAGGTACTCAGACAAGTAGTTCAGTTGCTCACATCAATTCTCAGTATCCACAAATTTTAAAATTTGAGCAAAACCACATCCAAACCTTGTTTTTACCAAATGGTTCTTCTGTGACAGGTCCTGAAACAATCATCCCGCGACAGCCATTTCACCTATCTATCTCTTGGTTATTAGAACCAAACCTCCATCAAAGGATGATTCGATCCTATAATCAGCAAGGGGGATGGGAAAATTTGACTTTAGTGACTGAGCACAAAGTGGGGTAG
- the pcrA gene encoding DNA helicase PcrA, which yields MSSNFLYHLNPAQQKAASHLHGPMLVVAGAGSGKTRTLTYRIANLLLNHDIASEAILAVTFTNKAAKEMNERIQSLLTKEVAQRDLGKAFSEINDWEQEKLRKKVYKRYINSFAEDGLWMGTFHSMCCRILRLDIDKYQDPNGRAWTKNFSIFDDSDAQSLVKDIIVNQLKLDEKKFEPRSVRFAIGNAKNKGWTPEEYEKQSDDSPYRKRAIAQVYNLYQNQLATNNALDFDDLIFLPVRLFQKNPEVLNYWHNRFKHILVDEYQDTNRTQYDLIRLLATNDNQPTWENRSIFVVGDADQSIYSFRSADFTILMEFQEAFGDRLPDAHTKTMIKLEENYRSVANILEIANQLIDNNSQRIDKILKATRPEGDLIELYRAADEVDEAQFVIEQIRRVKSKTPSANLGHFAILYRTNAQSRPFEEMLVRWNIPYKVVGGLRFYDRKEIKDILSYLRLLSNPSDTLGLMRIINIPKRSIGKATLDKLQQAAQELSVPIWEIISDETTVKTLAGRSARGVLSFVELMQKWQAKVSVTPATDIIQGILQESGYVDELKAQGNDEANDRLANLQELYNAAVQFAEENEDASLEAFLANAALASSLDDSSENAEKVTLMTLHAAKGLEFPVVFLVGLEQGLFPSFRSINDPIALEEERRLMYVGITRAQEKLFLSHAQARRLYGNREYAIPSQFLAELPKEYLTGHGIDKFISKASQRAEATSVRGSLRTVAIPKVNAVKPKPSVNWQVGDRVMHDKFGEGQVANLLGTGDKMYLAVSFAGQGKKIIDPKIAPIQKI from the coding sequence ATGAGTTCCAATTTTTTATACCATCTCAACCCTGCTCAACAAAAAGCAGCTAGCCATCTTCATGGACCAATGCTAGTGGTTGCAGGTGCGGGGTCAGGAAAAACTCGTACTTTAACCTATCGCATCGCCAACTTACTGCTAAATCATGATATTGCCTCAGAAGCAATTTTAGCTGTAACTTTCACGAACAAAGCAGCAAAGGAAATGAATGAGCGAATTCAATCCCTACTAACCAAAGAGGTAGCTCAAAGAGATCTAGGTAAAGCTTTCAGCGAAATTAATGATTGGGAACAGGAAAAACTTCGCAAAAAGGTTTATAAGCGCTATATCAATAGCTTTGCCGAAGATGGTCTCTGGATGGGGACTTTCCACAGTATGTGCTGCCGTATACTACGGCTTGATATCGATAAATATCAAGATCCGAATGGGAGAGCTTGGACTAAGAATTTCTCGATTTTTGACGATTCGGACGCGCAATCTTTAGTTAAGGATATTATCGTTAATCAATTAAAGCTTGATGAGAAAAAATTTGAGCCTCGCTCGGTGCGCTTTGCGATCGGTAATGCTAAAAACAAAGGCTGGACTCCTGAAGAATACGAAAAACAGAGTGATGATTCTCCCTATCGCAAACGAGCGATCGCACAGGTGTATAACCTCTATCAAAATCAACTAGCTACGAATAATGCCCTTGACTTTGATGATTTAATCTTTTTACCCGTCCGACTTTTTCAAAAAAATCCTGAAGTTCTCAACTATTGGCATAATCGATTTAAGCATATTCTCGTTGATGAATATCAAGATACTAATCGCACTCAGTATGACTTGATTCGTTTGCTAGCTACTAATGACAACCAGCCGACTTGGGAGAATCGTTCCATTTTTGTCGTCGGTGATGCAGATCAATCGATTTATAGTTTCCGTTCTGCCGATTTCACAATCTTAATGGAATTTCAAGAGGCTTTTGGCGATCGCTTGCCTGATGCCCATACAAAGACCATGATCAAGCTCGAAGAGAACTATCGGTCTGTGGCAAATATTCTCGAAATTGCTAATCAACTGATTGATAATAATTCCCAACGTATTGATAAGATTCTCAAGGCAACTCGTCCAGAAGGCGACCTGATCGAACTATATCGTGCTGCTGATGAAGTGGACGAAGCTCAATTTGTAATTGAACAGATTCGTCGCGTAAAGTCAAAAACTCCTAGTGCTAACCTTGGACATTTCGCCATTCTCTACCGTACTAACGCCCAATCCCGCCCCTTTGAGGAAATGCTAGTGCGTTGGAATATCCCTTACAAAGTTGTAGGTGGCTTACGATTTTATGATCGCAAAGAAATTAAAGATATTCTCTCCTATTTACGCCTGCTATCGAACCCTTCCGATACCCTTGGTCTAATGCGAATCATTAATATTCCTAAACGTAGCATCGGCAAGGCAACCCTTGATAAGCTGCAACAGGCTGCCCAAGAACTCAGTGTCCCGATCTGGGAAATCATCAGCGATGAAACTACGGTTAAAACCCTCGCAGGGAGATCGGCGCGTGGTGTTCTCTCCTTTGTAGAACTGATGCAAAAATGGCAAGCAAAGGTATCTGTCACTCCTGCAACAGATATCATTCAAGGGATTCTTCAAGAATCGGGTTATGTCGATGAACTGAAAGCACAGGGAAATGATGAAGCCAATGATCGCCTTGCTAACTTGCAAGAGCTTTATAATGCCGCAGTGCAATTTGCGGAAGAAAATGAAGATGCTTCCCTTGAAGCCTTTTTAGCCAATGCTGCTCTAGCCTCTAGCCTTGATGATAGTAGTGAGAATGCAGAGAAAGTCACACTGATGACACTCCATGCAGCTAAGGGCTTAGAATTTCCTGTAGTATTTTTAGTCGGCTTAGAGCAGGGACTATTCCCCAGCTTTCGTTCCATTAATGACCCAATCGCCTTGGAAGAAGAGCGCCGTCTTATGTATGTAGGCATTACTCGCGCCCAAGAGAAACTCTTCCTCAGCCATGCCCAAGCCCGTCGTCTCTATGGTAATCGTGAATATGCCATACCTTCTCAATTCCTTGCTGAACTGCCCAAAGAATATCTCACAGGGCATGGCATCGATAAATTTATCAGTAAGGCAAGTCAACGTGCTGAAGCTACGAGTGTACGCGGTTCTCTCCGTACCGTTGCAATACCTAAGGTTAATGCAGTCAAGCCCAAGCCTAGTGTTAATTGGCAGGTAGGCGATCGCGTGATGCATGATAAATTTGGCGAAGGTCAAGTTGCGAATTTGCTAGGTACTGGCGACAAGATGTATTTGGCTGTTTCTTTTGCAGGGCAAGGTAAAAAAATTATCGATCCTAAAATTGCGCCAATTCAGAAAATCTAG
- a CDS encoding HAD family hydrolase, producing MTAILFDLDGTLTDPKIGITTCIQYAIAQLGMEPPATDELLWCIGPPLSASFAKLLDTEVKALINQAISLYRDRFSTIGLFENELYPEIPEVIVSMRAEGYQTYVATSKPYIYAKRIIEHFQLSALFDGIYGSELDGTRSMKGELIRHVLQTENLDAKATVMIGDRCHDVIGAKQNQVFVIGVTYGYGSIEELKKHGADVIAHSPKDILPLISLKS from the coding sequence ATGACAGCAATTTTATTCGATCTCGATGGAACTCTTACTGATCCGAAGATTGGTATTACGACCTGCATTCAATATGCGATCGCCCAACTTGGCATGGAACCACCAGCTACCGATGAATTGCTGTGGTGTATTGGTCCACCATTGAGCGCAAGTTTTGCAAAACTTCTAGATACCGAAGTTAAGGCTTTGATTAATCAAGCAATTTCTTTATATCGCGATCGCTTTTCAACGATTGGCTTATTTGAAAATGAGCTTTATCCAGAAATCCCCGAAGTAATAGTCTCCATGCGTGCAGAAGGCTATCAAACCTATGTAGCAACTTCTAAACCATATATATATGCGAAGCGGATTATCGAGCATTTTCAGTTATCCGCTCTCTTTGATGGCATTTATGGCAGTGAATTAGACGGCACACGCAGCATGAAAGGTGAATTGATTCGCCATGTTTTGCAAACAGAAAACCTTGATGCAAAAGCAACTGTGATGATCGGCGATCGCTGCCATGATGTGATTGGCGCAAAGCAGAATCAAGTTTTTGTGATCGGAGTCACCTATGGCTATGGCTCCATAGAAGAGTTAAAAAAACATGGTGCTGATGTTATTGCTCATTCTCCCAAAGATATCCTTCCATTGATTTCCCTCAAATCATAA
- a CDS encoding class I SAM-dependent methyltransferase yields MRRVNSFALILGLTSSLALQFNSLIVLAKSGIVLAIAIFIIFFTGYSSLSVALALPEDGKVIACDVSEEYTSIARRYWEKAEVAHKIDLYIAPAIQTLDRILAEGQANTFDFAFIDADKENYDGYYERSLQLVRKGGLIAIDNVLWSGRVIDPEFQDADTLAIHALNEKLHQDQRISLSLLPVSDGLTLALKL; encoded by the coding sequence CTGCGCCGAGTTAATAGCTTTGCTCTTATCTTGGGTTTAACTTCATCCCTCGCATTGCAATTTAATAGCCTAATCGTCTTAGCCAAAAGCGGCATTGTTTTGGCGATCGCCATTTTTATCATCTTCTTTACAGGTTATAGTTCTCTTTCTGTTGCCCTTGCATTACCTGAAGATGGGAAAGTAATCGCCTGTGATGTGAGCGAAGAATATACCAGCATTGCTAGACGCTATTGGGAAAAGGCAGAAGTTGCTCATAAAATTGATTTGTATATCGCACCTGCAATTCAGACCCTCGATCGCATACTTGCCGAAGGTCAAGCAAACACCTTTGATTTTGCCTTCATTGATGCCGATAAAGAGAATTATGATGGCTACTACGAGCGATCGCTACAGTTAGTGCGGAAAGGTGGTTTAATTGCGATCGATAATGTTTTGTGGAGTGGACGAGTAATTGATCCAGAGTTTCAAGATGCTGACACTTTAGCAATTCACGCCCTCAATGAGAAGTTACATCAAGATCAAAGGATTTCTCTATCGCTATTGCCCGTTTCCGACGGTTTGACCCTTGCATTAAAGCTTTAG
- a CDS encoding AAA family ATPase codes for MSLPPIIEQMLSPEFYDHPVTKPIQLLQTHISFILLTGSYAYKVKKPMNFGFLDFSTLEKRKYFCEEELRLNRRLAPELYLSVLSIVETDGKYRFDQTGTGLPVEYAILMPEFPQDDLLIEMFASGRLTADHVKQIGEQLAAFHQQAATNDYINTFGTAEAVRAVANDNYASTEKYIGIAQTEEQLAQTRTYTENFFAENADLFSDRIAKGKVRECHGDVHLKNICLYQDKIQIFDCIEFNEPFRNSDVLYDAAFLLMDLQFRGRRDLANIFLNIYLERTGDYEGAVLLPLHCSMRAYIRAKVTSFLLDDSNIPADVKAAAQTEAAAYYKLAWEYTQPKQGKVIIMSGVSGSGKSTTARAIASEQDAIYLRSDAIRKQIAGIGLMERGSDDIYSPEMTAKTYSRLAELGSLLASKGFTVILDAKYDRISLRSQAIAAAQAQNIPVEIIYCTAPVAVLEQRLRDRAAANNDIADATVEILASQQANFEDFTAEELVFVKKS; via the coding sequence ATGTCATTACCGCCAATCATTGAGCAGATGCTCTCGCCTGAGTTTTACGATCATCCTGTCACCAAGCCAATCCAGCTTTTGCAAACCCATATTTCTTTTATATTGCTCACAGGAAGCTATGCCTATAAGGTCAAGAAACCGATGAATTTTGGTTTCTTAGATTTTTCTACCTTAGAAAAGCGTAAATATTTCTGTGAGGAAGAACTACGGCTCAACCGTCGTCTTGCACCTGAGCTTTATCTTTCTGTTCTATCGATTGTCGAAACCGATGGTAAATATCGCTTTGATCAAACAGGCACAGGTCTACCTGTGGAATATGCGATCTTGATGCCAGAATTTCCACAGGATGATTTATTAATTGAGATGTTTGCATCGGGGCGTTTGACGGCTGACCATGTAAAACAAATTGGTGAGCAGCTAGCAGCATTTCATCAACAGGCGGCGACTAATGACTATATCAATACTTTTGGGACAGCCGAAGCAGTTCGGGCTGTGGCAAATGACAACTATGCTTCTACTGAGAAATACATTGGCATTGCTCAAACCGAAGAACAGCTAGCACAAACCCGAACCTATACGGAAAATTTCTTTGCTGAAAATGCTGATTTATTTAGCGATCGCATTGCTAAGGGTAAAGTTCGCGAGTGTCATGGTGATGTCCACTTAAAAAATATCTGTCTCTATCAGGACAAAATCCAAATTTTTGATTGTATTGAATTTAATGAGCCATTCCGTAATAGTGATGTACTCTACGATGCTGCTTTTCTGTTAATGGATTTACAATTTCGTGGCAGAAGGGATCTCGCTAATATTTTTCTAAATATCTATTTAGAGCGAACGGGGGATTATGAAGGAGCAGTGCTGCTACCACTACATTGCAGCATGAGAGCCTATATTCGTGCCAAAGTGACATCGTTCCTCCTCGATGATTCCAATATTCCTGCGGATGTAAAGGCGGCTGCTCAAACGGAAGCAGCGGCATATTACAAACTTGCTTGGGAATATACACAACCTAAACAGGGCAAAGTAATCATCATGTCAGGTGTATCTGGCTCTGGTAAAAGTACAACCGCTAGAGCGATCGCCTCTGAGCAAGATGCCATTTATCTGCGATCAGATGCTATCCGTAAACAGATTGCAGGCATTGGTTTAATGGAGCGTGGCAGTGATGATATTTACTCGCCAGAAATGACTGCAAAAACCTATAGCAGATTAGCTGAGTTAGGTTCTCTATTAGCTAGTAAAGGCTTTACGGTGATTCTCGATGCTAAATATGATCGCATTAGTCTACGCAGTCAAGCGATCGCTGCTGCCCAAGCTCAAAACATCCCCGTAGAAATCATCTACTGCACTGCGCCTGTGGCAGTTTTAGAGCAACGTTTACGCGATCGCGCTGCGGCAAACAACGACATTGCTGATGCCACGGTCGAGATATTAGCCAGTCAACAAGCTAACTTTGAAGACTTCACGGCTGAGGAGTTAGTTTTTGTGAAGAAATCCTAG
- a CDS encoding pirin family protein: protein MLTIRKSEERGHANHGWLDSYHTFSFANYYDPQHMAFRSLRVINQDLIAGGRGFGTHPHRDMEIITYMLDGALEHKDSMGNGSIIHVGDVQRMSAGSGITHSEFNLSATETAHLLQIWILPNQRDITPSYEQVSFSQEEKLNQLRLIASPDGRDRSVKIHQNAYIYASIIEDGAEVTHSVNPNRYAWIQVARGNVLVSDRLLHDGDAISSDQAGDLKIISQGNAEILVFDLA from the coding sequence ATGCTTACTATTCGCAAATCAGAAGAAAGAGGACATGCTAATCATGGGTGGCTCGATAGCTATCACACCTTCTCTTTTGCAAATTACTACGATCCGCAGCATATGGCGTTTCGTTCACTACGCGTAATTAATCAAGATCTAATTGCAGGTGGTAGGGGATTTGGCACGCATCCCCATCGTGATATGGAAATCATTACCTATATGCTAGATGGAGCATTAGAACATAAGGACAGCATGGGCAATGGTTCAATAATTCATGTTGGTGATGTGCAAAGAATGAGTGCAGGTAGTGGAATTACCCATAGTGAGTTTAATCTTTCAGCGACAGAAACTGCCCATTTATTGCAAATCTGGATTTTGCCTAATCAACGAGATATCACACCCAGCTATGAGCAGGTTTCCTTCTCTCAGGAAGAGAAGTTAAATCAGTTAAGACTGATTGCCTCTCCTGATGGACGTGATCGCTCTGTGAAGATTCATCAAAATGCCTATATATATGCATCAATCATCGAAGATGGTGCAGAGGTAACGCATAGTGTCAATCCTAACCGCTATGCATGGATACAGGTAGCAAGAGGGAATGTGTTAGTTAGCGATCGCTTGCTCCATGATGGCGATGCAATTTCTAGCGATCAAGCTGGCGATTTGAAAATTATTAGTCAAGGTAATGCCGAAATTCTCGTTTTCGACTTGGCATAA
- a CDS encoding rhodanese-related sulfurtransferase, with protein sequence MLIRLFKFQDSDRIAQLFHNTVHEVNIRDYSLAQVGDWAPDDLHFTKWTEDCTNSFTYVAEENDEIIGFAQLEANGHIDCFFCHKDYQRRGVGTRLYRVIEAKALELKIERLFVEVSITARAFFKSRGFAIVKEQQISCRGQKLTNFSMEKYLSNYLKQNSGRNQFVVATFYHFAKLVDYQEMRTPIKDFGDRHELKGVILLAQEGINSTIAGSREGIDSLLSYLRSDPRLQNLEHKETYCDVIPYNKLRVKLKKELVKFAVFGIDPSKEVGTYVDPKNWNVLISDPEVIVIDTRNIYEVEFGTFKGAINPNIDFFHDFPKYVEENLSTNKQQKIAMFCTGGIRCEKASAYMLSQGFDQVYQLKGGILKYLAEVPSEESLWEGECFVFDDRIVTKG encoded by the coding sequence ATGTTAATTCGATTGTTCAAATTCCAAGATAGCGATCGCATCGCTCAGCTATTTCATAATACTGTGCATGAGGTGAATATTCGTGACTATTCCCTTGCACAGGTAGGAGATTGGGCTCCTGATGACCTCCATTTCACCAAATGGACAGAAGACTGCACGAATAGTTTTACCTATGTTGCTGAAGAGAATGACGAAATTATTGGTTTTGCCCAGTTAGAAGCCAATGGTCATATTGACTGTTTCTTTTGTCATAAGGACTATCAGCGCCGTGGGGTAGGGACGCGACTATATCGAGTGATCGAGGCAAAGGCTCTAGAACTGAAAATAGAACGCTTATTTGTGGAAGTTAGCATTACAGCGAGAGCATTTTTTAAGAGTCGTGGATTTGCCATAGTGAAAGAGCAGCAAATATCCTGCCGAGGTCAAAAGCTCACTAATTTTTCGATGGAAAAGTATCTAAGCAACTATCTAAAGCAGAATTCAGGCAGAAATCAATTTGTCGTGGCAACTTTCTATCATTTTGCCAAATTAGTAGATTATCAGGAAATGCGAACACCAATTAAGGATTTTGGCGATCGCCACGAACTTAAAGGGGTAATTTTATTAGCACAGGAAGGAATTAATTCCACCATTGCAGGTAGTCGAGAAGGAATTGACTCTCTGTTAAGTTATCTGCGTTCCGATCCGCGTTTACAAAATTTGGAACATAAAGAAACTTACTGTGATGTCATTCCCTATAACAAATTGCGAGTAAAACTCAAAAAAGAATTAGTAAAATTTGCAGTGTTTGGGATCGATCCTAGTAAAGAGGTTGGAACCTACGTCGATCCCAAGAATTGGAATGTATTAATTTCTGATCCTGAAGTTATCGTTATTGATACGCGCAACATTTACGAAGTGGAATTTGGTACTTTTAAAGGAGCAATCAATCCTAATATCGACTTTTTTCATGATTTCCCCAAGTATGTTGAGGAAAATTTAAGTACTAACAAGCAGCAAAAAATTGCCATGTTCTGCACAGGGGGCATCCGTTGTGAGAAGGCAAGTGCCTATATGTTGTCTCAAGGATTTGATCAGGTTTACCAACTCAAAGGAGGAATTCTCAAATATTTAGCAGAAGTTCCTAGCGAAGAAAGCCTCTGGGAAGGAGAATGCTTTGTCTTTGATGATCGCATTGTGACTAAGGGATAA
- a CDS encoding DUF4436 family protein, which yields MADTTRKLLIKRIIITLIFLALFIGAFSGALYFYQNDRTQRSANLTFGDEKEPNRMEVTVTLLGVDPVKGELNFRFASLPEGTYAAKEERLSKDLKFFTGIESGKAEVTLEKNRIPDPVTGTISLASGKVSDYPFDAHSSNLYLFFSNPKDEKEEIPMLVHFHGAITGYNIDADYIPKTEFESSDSYIGLRINVSRSVITKSFAIFIMIAMWMIGLVVFVMVMVMVWQPRPIEFGMFTLNAAMLFALPAVRNLQPNVPPPGSLSDFLSFFWAESLVAISLPILFFTWLTRYKKPS from the coding sequence ATGGCAGATACCACTCGTAAGCTTCTGATCAAGCGTATTATCATAACCTTGATCTTTTTAGCGCTATTTATCGGAGCATTTTCAGGAGCACTTTACTTCTACCAAAATGACCGTACTCAGAGATCGGCAAATTTGACCTTTGGTGATGAAAAAGAACCAAATCGAATGGAAGTTACTGTTACTTTACTGGGAGTTGATCCAGTTAAAGGTGAACTAAATTTTCGTTTTGCATCTTTACCAGAGGGAACATACGCTGCAAAAGAAGAGCGTCTCAGCAAGGATTTGAAATTTTTTACAGGAATTGAATCGGGAAAGGCTGAAGTTACCCTTGAGAAAAATCGGATTCCCGATCCAGTAACTGGCACTATCTCCTTAGCCAGTGGTAAAGTAAGTGATTATCCCTTTGATGCCCATAGTTCTAATCTCTATCTATTTTTCTCGAATCCTAAGGATGAGAAAGAAGAGATTCCGATGTTAGTTCATTTCCATGGTGCGATCACGGGTTATAACATTGATGCTGATTATATTCCTAAAACTGAATTTGAATCTTCGGATAGCTATATCGGATTGCGTATTAATGTATCGCGATCAGTGATCACTAAGTCTTTTGCGATCTTCATAATGATAGCCATGTGGATGATTGGTTTAGTCGTCTTCGTCATGGTAATGGTAATGGTTTGGCAGCCACGTCCCATAGAATTTGGGATGTTTACGCTGAATGCGGCTATGTTGTTTGCTCTGCCCGCTGTACGCAATCTTCAGCCTAATGTTCCTCCCCCTGGTAGTTTAAGCGATTTTCTATCTTTTTTCTGGGCAGAGTCATTAGTTGCAATTTCACTGCCAATTTTGTTCTTCACTTGGCTAACACGCTATAAAAAGCCTAGTTAG
- a CDS encoding VanW family protein, translating to MQQVWHAFKKPIRNSLKYAKSLAKGYPFYYARQQNHYDTDQYPHKWIETSNPIPDRGTAEIRANRIWNLQLAAQRIDGLNLAPNKIFSFSDRVGNPSKSNGFRDAPVFVRGRVLTDVGGGLCLVATNIFNTLLYAGCQVLERHCHSIDAYGESRFYTLGQDAAVAYGYKDLIVRNHSSIPLQLRFRVLEQEGKVESSLWGSTPKPWQVKVESQIIDQIHLPDPQYLSGWVVQTSRYIKHELEPSSVWQLDYQAMSHYQPYFKT from the coding sequence ATGCAGCAAGTCTGGCACGCTTTTAAAAAGCCAATTCGCAATAGCCTAAAGTATGCAAAATCTCTAGCTAAGGGATATCCTTTTTACTATGCTAGACAGCAGAATCACTATGATACAGATCAGTATCCTCATAAATGGATAGAAACTAGTAATCCAATTCCTGATCGAGGTACAGCAGAAATTAGAGCTAATCGAATTTGGAACCTCCAACTAGCTGCTCAAAGAATTGATGGACTGAACCTTGCTCCTAATAAGATCTTCAGCTTTAGCGATCGCGTTGGTAATCCTAGCAAATCCAATGGATTTCGAGATGCTCCAGTGTTTGTGCGTGGGCGAGTGCTTACTGATGTAGGTGGTGGCTTATGTTTAGTTGCTACCAATATTTTTAATACATTGCTTTATGCTGGCTGTCAGGTTTTAGAAAGACATTGCCATAGCATCGATGCCTATGGAGAATCAAGGTTTTACACATTGGGGCAAGATGCTGCCGTAGCTTATGGTTACAAAGACTTAATAGTTCGTAATCATAGTTCCATTCCCTTACAACTAAGATTTCGCGTATTAGAACAAGAGGGCAAAGTTGAATCTAGCCTATGGGGTTCTACACCAAAACCTTGGCAAGTTAAAGTTGAGTCTCAGATTATTGATCAGATCCATCTTCCCGATCCTCAATATCTATCGGGTTGGGTGGTGCAAACTTCGCGCTACATCAAACATGAGTTAGAGCCATCATCTGTATGGCAGCTTGATTATCAAGCTATGAGCCATTATCAGCCCTATTTCAAGACTTAA
- a CDS encoding TIGR02652 family protein has product MRIVNSAQQYPIFGSEIKCPHCQQIIPALILTDTYLCPRHGAFEVSSNGRDLVHLQSDRQWRLWNDEWYRQHNHPDGIRFEIHENIDRLYTQGYRAIKVMIAHRYIDLVSPYLETAAISSNMQRLYGLSVEFSPPEEEEPRWGIINFELEKELGTPKGYPYFRSF; this is encoded by the coding sequence ATGAGGATAGTTAATTCGGCACAACAATATCCAATCTTTGGCTCTGAGATTAAATGTCCCCATTGTCAGCAGATTATTCCCGCGCTAATTTTGACAGATACCTATCTTTGCCCAAGACATGGTGCATTTGAAGTTAGTTCAAATGGTCGAGATCTGGTGCATTTGCAGTCTGATCGTCAGTGGCGACTGTGGAACGATGAATGGTATCGGCAACATAATCATCCCGACGGTATCAGGTTTGAGATTCATGAAAATATAGATCGGCTATATACCCAAGGTTATCGGGCGATCAAAGTTATGATCGCTCATCGTTATATTGATCTCGTTAGTCCTTATCTTGAGACAGCTGCGATCAGTTCTAATATGCAACGTCTATATGGATTAAGTGTAGAGTTTAGTCCTCCCGAAGAGGAAGAACCACGTTGGGGAATCATTAACTTTGAGCTAGAAAAAGAACTTGGTACGCCTAAAGGTTATCCATACTTTCGTTCTTTTTAA